The genomic DNA AAAATGGGCGCATTAGGAAGAGTGGAAGGAATCGGCGCGACATGCGTCGTACTCTTGAAGTCAGTTTAGGAATCCGATCGTCACGACCACTCCATCATAATCGCATCATCTCCCGACGCGTAATAATCTTTTCTTCTTCCAATTTCCCTAAAGCCGAGAGACGAGTAAAGTTTTAAAGCGGCTCTATTAAAATCGGAAACTTCCAAAAATATCCGTTGGTATCCTAAACAAAGAGTTTGCAATGCAAGCTTTGCTTCTCCTTTTTGCCGTTGCGAAGGTAAGATTCCAATCCGCAATAACTCGGCTTCTTCGCCTAAATCCAAGAAAAACAGATAGCCGAACTCCTCTCGAAGCAACGCGGAATAAGATTTTATATGACCTTCTATCCCATCCTTCGACCAATAAGAATCGGGAAAGCAGAGCTTTTCTAACGTAAATAAATATTCGACGTCCGTTATATTAGCTTCTCTCCAGCCGGGAGAAAGAATCTTTTTTTTTCCGAATGGCAAACCGTTTTCTCCTTGCAGGCGTCAAAAATAGCAATATGAATTGACGGTCGCTTTCGGGAAGGATTTTCCCGTTGCTATCAAGCAAAGCAACGGTTGATTTTTTACGAATGCGCACTTTCTTAGGAGAATCTTATTTATGAAAACCGCAGGTAAGTACCTATATGCAATTCCCTTTTTGATCTTCGGGATCTTCCATCTGATCTATGCACCGGGAATGGCGGGATTAGTACCTTCTTACATACCGTTTCAAGTCGTTTGGGTTTATCTAACGGGTGTAGCAATGATAGCGGCTGCCGTAAGCATCTTCATCAATAAAAAAACGAAGCTCGCCACGACATTATTGGCGGTTCTGCTTGGCCTGTATATCGTCCTAATTCACTTAGGTCCGGCAGCCGGAGGAAACCAACAGGAAGTCGCCGCATTATTGAAAGACTTAGGATTGTTAGGCGGAGCTTTGGTGATTGCCAGCATCTCCAAAGATAACGATTAATCCGTCTGGATTTCCAATATGAAGGGAAAGGTGTGAACCTTCCCTTTTTATTTTCTAAATCGGGATTCAATTTAATTCATCTCATTGAACGATGATTCCGCCTGCGCAGAAACGTCGGCCCCACCCTGCTTGGGATTGGGGAGGCGGGCCTCGTGGGAGCGCTCGACGCTATATCACAATTATGGAAATCATGCAAGCTCTTTACGATCACCGATCATGTATGAGCTCC from Leptospira fainei serovar Hurstbridge str. BUT 6 includes the following:
- a CDS encoding GNAT family N-acetyltransferase → MPFGKKKILSPGWREANITDVEYLFTLEKLCFPDSYWSKDGIEGHIKSYSALLREEFGYLFFLDLGEEAELLRIGILPSQRQKGEAKLALQTLCLGYQRIFLEVSDFNRAALKLYSSLGFREIGRRKDYYASGDDAIMMEWS
- a CDS encoding DoxX family protein, whose product is MKTAGKYLYAIPFLIFGIFHLIYAPGMAGLVPSYIPFQVVWVYLTGVAMIAAAVSIFINKKTKLATTLLAVLLGLYIVLIHLGPAAGGNQQEVAALLKDLGLLGGALVIASISKDND